TGAGCGTCAACCACGGTGTGGTTTCAAAACGCCTGTCCAGATACACCCCGATTCCAAGCCCGATAAAGATGGAGAGCGACACCGAAAACCCCAGGCTCGAGTAAAAAGCCAGTTCCCGGATCCACTTACGCGTCTCTTTTTTCATGGAATTCGACCCTTCTCCGACCGTTGGTACTGCGTCAGATCAGGTCATGATCGGAATACACGCCACTACCACAACCGGAGGGTTCAAGTCAATGTCAAAATACCGCCGATCTACGACGCCGTCACCATTTCAGCCGCTGGGCATCGAATACCGGTCCGTCCATACAGACATGCCGATAGCGGGCATCGTCGTCCCGAACCGCAACGGCGCACCCGAGGCAGGCGCCCATCCCGCAGGCCATCATGGCCTCGATAGACACCTGGCAGGCGATGTTGTGTTTCATGGCGATTTTCGCAACCGCTTTGAGCATCCCGTGCGGCCCGCAGGCGCAGATCAAGTCCGCCGGTTCGGCGTCCAGGGCTTTTTCCAGACTGCAGGTGACCACCCCGGGATTGCCTTGGCTGCCGTCATCGGTGGAAATGTCCAGCAAAAAGCCGGGCAGATCGAACTCGGTCAGGCAGACCAGATCATCTTTGCTCCGTCCGCCGACGAACACCAGGCAGCGACTTAAAGGATCCTCCTGATCGAGCAGACGATGGGCCAGAAAACGGATGGGCGGCACACCGACGCCGCCGGCCACGAGA
This window of the uncultured Desulfosarcina sp. genome carries:
- a CDS encoding AtpZ/AtpI family protein, with amino-acid sequence MKKETRKWIRELAFYSSLGFSVSLSIFIGLGIGVYLDRRFETTPWLTLIFLGFGIAAGYRNIGLAIKKSREL
- a CDS encoding dihydroorotate dehydrogenase electron transfer subunit, producing the protein MIAQDTVVLWNRPEAPGYYRLGLACGTGFDAAKPGQFVMVRIGSEVDPLLRRPFSLLGLIHEQDRVTGIEILFKVVGKGTERLSCCKAGDRLSVIGPLGNAFLVPETCRRLILVAGGVGVPPIRFLAHRLLDQEDPLSRCLVFVGGRSKDDLVCLTEFDLPGFLLDISTDDGSQGNPGVVTCSLEKALDAEPADLICACGPHGMLKAVAKIAMKHNIACQVSIEAMMACGMGACLGCAVAVRDDDARYRHVCMDGPVFDAQRLKW